Genomic window (Verrucomicrobiota bacterium):
CATTGCCGCACCACCGCCAAGGCCCACTAACCACGTAAGAATAAATCCATGAATCTGACCCACATCCACGCCTTCGCCGCTGCGATGCAGCGCAAAGATCTAGAATCCATGCTGACTCACCTGGCGGATGACATCGTCCTCAAAACCCCGCTCGCGGCCGAGCCTTTCGAGGGTAAAGCCGCCGTAAGGGCGGTCGTCGAAGCCCTCTTCGAAGTGGTCGACCGGTTCGACCTTCGCGAACTCATGCAGGGCCCCGAGCATGCGTCGCAGTACTTCGGGGTCACGGCCGGCTCGGAGGAGTTG
Coding sequences:
- a CDS encoding nuclear transport factor 2 family protein, whose protein sequence is MNLTHIHAFAAAMQRKDLESMLTHLADDIVLKTPLAAEPFEGKAAVRAVVEALFEVVDRFDLRELMQGPEHASQYFGVTAGSEELDGMDYWRVNAAGLIQEMTVLWRPLPAVVAVQNRLTLAMAKPPRTGADGCPQAEASLSVNEAAAISANNSCPRC